A single Anopheles funestus chromosome 2RL, idAnoFuneDA-416_04, whole genome shotgun sequence DNA region contains:
- the LOC125763069 gene encoding uncharacterized transmembrane protein DDB_G0289901 — protein MLNVGTVTVEAHYSTNYVENYLDSVENLPDDVQRHLSRIREIDVLYRGHLRDVNMYCEQWKLNQAPQGTTAGTTKSSTTTEASSSSTAATTTEPNNGQKRAASRIQKSLIAAQELGDEKLQIIQQLQDLIDHKTRQLDQDFMNLGNEFFVRLDYARDDKTLDGGRDGNGTSLIGTPVGGSTASNGPGQYGVTGNGTGNGPNVTGGYGISGAGSNGANIGIGSNSHIMHTSNGTSGNGVASTLGGGNGSGMYGGNNGSGSISNERSSKRARRTRNEQTGGSANGSNTPNSMCGVSAMDVDPIEDALGGSGGVGSGGIVTGGSPGNPGGGNGGSTGSVTISTGGNGGQSVSGAMKQESSIGGNGNGGNSATSVSGNSHTSISASGSGQVQSSTIGGNNGSKSGNNGGNGGSNSSSTASGSSGNNGNNGNGGNSGSGTGSSNSQLNSSNQGGGGGGGGGGKKGNGSGNNTASGSGAGGANAGKKKKRKTGGRGSHATREAREDTPAAEETIDPDEPTYCLCDQISFGEMILCDNDLCPIEWFHFSCVSLISKPKGRWYCPNCRGDRPNVMKPKAQFLKELERYNKEKEEKT, from the exons ATGTTAAACGTAGGCACGGTCACGGTAGAAGCCCACTACTCAACCAACTACGTCGAAAACTATCTCGATTCGGTAGAAAATCTGCCCGACGATGTGCAGCGGCATCTTTCACGCATTCGCGAAATCGATGTCCTCTACCGGGGTCATCTGCGGGATGTTAATATGTACTGCGAGCAATGGAAACTCAACCAGGCGCCTCAAGGAACAACCGCCGGAACTACAAAAAGCAGCACAACAACAgaagcatcatcatcgtcaacgGCGGCAACAACGACAGAACCGAACAACGGTCAAAAACGGGCTGCTTCGCGGATACAGAAAAGTCTCATCGCGGCCCAGGAGCTGGGTGATGAAAAGTTACAAATCATTCAACAACTGCAAGACCTGATCGATCACAAAACACGCCAACTGGATCAGGATTTCATGAACCTGGGCAACGAGTTCTTCGTTCGGCTCGATTACGCTCGAGACGATAAAACGCTTGACGGTGGTCGGGATGGCAATGGTACGAGTTTAATCGGTACCCCTGTGGGGGGCAGTACCGCTAGCAACGGACCGGGCCAATACGGGGTGACGGGCAATGGGACCGGCAACGGACCGAACGTCACCGGTGGATATGGCATTAGTGGTGCTGGCAGTAATGGTGCCAACATTGGAATCGGTTCCAATTCGCATATCATGCACACAAGCAATGGAACAAGCGGTAACGGAGTTGCTAGCACACTGGGCGGAGGCAATGGATCGGGAATGTACGGTGGAAACAACGGAAGTGGTTCGATAAGCAATGAGCGAAGTTCGAAACGTGCCCGGAGAACCCGCAATGAGCAGACCGGTGGTTCAGCAAACGGTTCTAATACACCGAATTCGATGTGTGGCGTTAGTGCGATGGATGTAGATCCGATCGAGGATGCTCTTGGCGGTAGCGGTGGCGTTGGTTCCGGTGGTATAGTAACGGGTGGAAGTCCCGGTAACCCAGGCGGAGGAAACGGAGGTTCAACGGGTAGCGTTACAATCTCCACCGGTGGCAATGGTGGACAAAGCGTTAGCGGAGCAATGAAGCAGGAATCTAGCATTGGTGGCAATGGTAATGGAGGCAACAGCGCCACGAGTGTATCAGGAAACAGCCATACTAGCATAAGCGCGTCAGGATCCGGCCAAGTGCAGAGCTCAACAATTGGTGGTAACAATGGTTCTAAGAGTGGTAACAACGGTGGAAACGGTGGTTCAAACAGTTCCAGTACCGCCTCTGGTAGCAGTGGAAataatggcaataatggcAATGGCGGCAATTCTGGTAGTGGCACCGGAAGCAGCAATTCGCAGCTAAACAGTTCCAACCAGGGTggcggaggtggtggtggtggtggtggcaagAAGGGCAACGGCAGCGGTAACAACACGGCCAGCGGTAGTGGTGCCGGTGGCGCGAACGcgggcaagaagaaaaagcgaaaGACAGGCGGTCGGGGATCGCACGCAACGCGAGAAGCTCGTGAAGATACACCGGCAGCCGAGGAAACGATCGATCCGGACGAACCGACATACTGTCTGTGTGATCAG ATTTCATTCGGCGAAATGATCCTCTGTGATAACGATCTCTGCCCGATCGAGTGGTTCCACTTTAGCTGTGTTTCGCTTATCTCGAAACCGAAGGGTCGCTGGTACTGCCCAAACTGTCGCGGTGATCGACCGAACGTGATGAAACCGAAGGCACAATTCCTCAAGGAGCTCGAGCGCTACAAtaaggaaaaggaagaaaaaacgtaA
- the LOC125765224 gene encoding uncharacterized protein LOC125765224: MISPHSIAILVFVIIAAVTPASNALPKQRYSRDGGEPRSLVGVSTNIITSSLLKGAAETSGNHVFSPIGFSSILAMISEGAEGQTLKELYDIFKFPTDRDLVRKAFDVSLKRLSGQNPTNEPQFKTWFYIYKNNSVVQAYKDVLEQSYGVEVRDIERNDYNFDEPKTSLDPVVVEEEIAEESNNPEGDNLVVEQNGNNNSKDIVDFEVLKIKSALPVEDEVRTDTGISTKYDEIEDENPKFDKNIDDKEYVDPTKIKEELAKKKLETMNEVAADAETDEGKIKKNSADEDHQVDGEPEKMALPLRTLSLDDEQEVMQAVESQGSRRKFNVRRSFLTGDIASALSGNSLVGRKANIKADEDQVNESKMLLFNGLYYRGSWATPFQQLRTEESTFFTNTDERPVMMMRSQGTFGIGKDDQLDAKFLELPYNNSRYSLLLMVPNKKDGLKDLIKNFNPDTLSTAQKSLIKMPVHICIPKFRIDTTSRAEKPLAKLGLITMFTSKADLSGITTEQKIHVDELVQHVSIRVDEGSSSENALSAVNLVESKTLEDDHEQFTADKPFLFFVRDIVDDIVIVAGKITDIPYADIFESHDRYLTAVKCDKKILYPISGVKMDFSTFGANFAFRAPANPFCCVLLLCACLTQSQNVETVAQNPNFFFNYPEEYNPPVQTATRPNLPQLRVKENLQQQQRQQQPQQQEQNPGIYFPAEYNGYNRQMAQPQQQTSGAMKFAWRMMKTVVLPQQDNTVICPILPQTLLASLYDAADDGAQKELRSSLHESSQELGELVRNQISATQQSGVNKLDHAMAIFLGYNTKIDKNIMENALQDGVEFLQINFLNRNAAAASANNWVAQKSRGTIREIVTPNALDASTRMMMASVIYFKGKWKHQFTKTEPGFFETSPSYDKTRTPIGVQVSMMYMYNRLRYGEKEFQDGNGVRWVELPYEGSTGLSMILMLPKERHQLQRSAEQLSVADMATIITSLKQSRGSSKMHLYVPKFELFSSLSLVPALKQMGLKSIFDRPSALNGLSDEPLVLRDVSQRTFIAIDEQGTTATSAASLSFVALSAAPPPPTINFTVDEPFLLMIVDKTNEYPLFVGKITKPESN; this comes from the exons ATGATCTCCCCACATTCGATTGCAATAC TGGTATTCGTCATCATCGCTGCGGTAACGCCTGCTAGTAACGCTTTACCCAAGCAGCGTTACTCACGTGATGGCGGTGAACCGCGCAGTTTGGTTGGTGTCTCGACTAACATCATCACGAGCAGTTTGTTGAAGGGAGCGGCCGAAACGTCCGGTAACCATGTGTTTTCGCCGATCGGTTTCTCCTCGATACTGGCGATGATCAGCGAAGGAGCGGAAGGACAAACGCTTAAGGAGCTGTACGACATCTTCAAGTTTCCCACGGATCGAGATTTAG tACGAAAAGCGTTTGATGTGTCGCTGAAACGTTTAAGTGGACAAAACCCAACGAACGAACCGCAATTCAAAACCTGGTTCTATATCTACAAAAACAACAGCGTAGTGCAAGCGTACAAGGACGTGTTGGAGCAGAGCTACGGTGTAGAGGTGCGTGACATCGAGCGGAATGATTATAATTTCGACGAGCCGAAAACTTCACTCGACCCGGTTGTGGTCGAGGAAGAGATCGCCGAAGAGAGTAACAACCCCGAAGGTGATAACCTAGTTGTGGAGCAGAATGGTAATAACAATAGCAAGGACATTGTGGATTTTGAAGTGCTCAAGATTAAATCGGCACTGCCGGTGGAAGATGAGGTACGGACGGATACAGGCATTAGCACGAAGTACGACGAGATTGAGGATGAGAATCCAAAGTTTGATAAGAACATCGACGACAAAGAGTACGTGGATCCGACCAAAATCAAGGAAGAGCTGGCCAAAAAGAAGCTGGAAACGATGAACGAAGTTGCGGCTGATGCGGAGACAGATGAGGGAAAGATCAAAAAGAACTCCGCTGATGAAGATCATCAAGTTGATGGCGAGCCGGAAAAAATGGCTCTACCGCTGAGGACGTTAAGCTTGGACGATGAACAAGAGGTAATGCAGGCAGTGGAAAGCCAAGGCTCGAGGAGAAAG TTTAACGTTAGACGTTCGTTTCTGACGGGAGACATCGCATCAGCGTTGAGTGGAAATTCATTGGTCGGACGAAAGGCTAATATCAAGGCGGATGAAGATCAGGTTAACGAATCCAAGATGCTGCTATTTAATGGTCTCTACTATAGAGGAAGCTGGGCTACGCCGTTCCAG CAACTTCGCACGGAGGAAAGCACATTCTTTACCAACACGGATGAAAGACCAGTCATGATGATGCGATCGCAAGGAACGTTTGGTATTGGAAAAGACGACCAGCTGGATGCTAAGTTCTTGGAGCTACCGTATAAC AACTCCCGCTATTCCCTCCTGCTGATGGTGCCAAACAAAAAGGACGGACTGAAGGATCTTATCAAGAACTTCAACCCCGATACACTCAGCACCGCACAGAAGTCTTTGATAAAAATGCCAGTACACATATGCATTCCAAAGTTCCGCATCGATACGACAAGCCGGGCAGAGAAACCGTTGGCAAAG CTTGGGCTAATCACCATGTTTACCTCAAAGGCGGACCTTAGCGGCATTACCACCGAGCAGAAGATCCACGTCGACGAGCTGGTGCAGCATGTTTCGATCCGCGTTGACGAAGGTTCCAGTAGCGAGAACGCACTGTCGGCCGTGAACCTTGTCGAGTCGAAAACGCTTGAAGACGATCACGAACAATTTACCGCCGACAAGCCGTTCCTGTTCTTCGTGCGCGACATCGTCGACGATATCGTGATCGTTGCTGGCAAGATCACGGACATACCGTACGCCGA TATCTTCGAATCGCACGATCGCTACCTAACGGCTGTTAAG TGCGacaaaaaaattttgtacCCAATTTCCGGTGTTAAGATGGATTTTTCAACTTTTGGAGCAAACTTTGCCTTCCGGGCACCCGCCAATCCGTTCTGCTGCGTTTTGTTGCTCTGTG CTTGCTTAACCCAGTCACAAAATGTAGAAACGGTAGCACAGAATccaaactttttcttcaactaTCCCGAGGAATACAACCCTCCAGTACAAACCGCAACACGGCCAAATCTGCCACAGTTGCGCGTTAAGGAAAatctgcaacagcaacaacggcaacaacaaccacaacaacaagaacaaaatcCGGGCATATACTTCCCAGCGGAGTACAATGGATACAATCGGCAAATGGCGCAACCACAGCAACAAACATCCGGAGCGATGAAGTTTGCCTGGCGTATGATGAAG aCCGTAGTTTTACCCCAGCAAGACAACACTGTTATCTGTCCGATCCTGCCTCAAACACTCCTGGCCAGCCTGTACGATGCGGCTGACGATGGTGCCCAGAAAGAACTACGCTCCTCATTACACGAATCCTCACAGGAACTCGGCGAATTGGTACGCAACCAAATCAGTGCCACGCAACAGTCGGGCGTGAACAAACTCGATCATGCCATGGCGATCTTCTTGGGATACAATACAAAGATTGACAAGAATATCATGGAGAACGCACTGCAGGATGGGGTAGAGTTTCTGCAAATTAACTTCCTGAACCGAAATGCTGCGGCTGCGAGTGCCAATAATTGGGTTGCTCAAAAGTCCCGCGGAACGATACGAGAAATTGTTACACCCA ATGCGCTGGATGCCTCTACCCGGATGATGATGGCAAGCGTTATTTACTTTAAGGGAAAATGGAAGCACCAGTTCACTAAAACCGAACCGGGATTCTTTGAGACGTCGCCAAGCTATGACAAAACGAGAACTCCCATCGGGGTCCAGGTATCGATGATGTACATGTATAACAGGCTGCGGTATGGTGAGAAGGAGTTCCAAGATGGCAATGGTGTGCGCTGGGTTGAGTTACCGTACGAAGGATCCACTGGGCTGTCGATGATTCTGATGCTGCCCAAGGAACGCCACCAGTTGCAACGTTCTGCCGAGCAGCTGAGCGTTGCGGATATGGCCACAATTATTACGAGCCTGAAGCAATCGCGTGGCTCCAGCAAGATGCATCTTTACGTGCCCAAGTTCGAGCTGTTTAGCTCACTGTCACTGGTACCGGCACTGAAGCAGATGGGACTGAAATCGATCTTCGATCGACCGTCTGCACTTAACGGTCTATCTGATGAGCCGCTGGTCTTACGTGATGTTTCCCAACGAACGTTCATCGCTATCGACGAGCAGGGAACCACGGCAACTTCGGCAGCTTCCCTGTCGTTCGTAGCACTTAGTGCggctccaccaccaccgaccattAACTTTACCGTAGACGAACCCTTCCTTTTGATGATCGTCGACAAAACGAATGAATATCCCTTGTTTGTGGGAAAGATAACAAAACCGGAATCGAACTAA
- the LOC125763092 gene encoding uncharacterized protein LOC125763092, with protein MFHFASVLFILLLSVFAQLGHAVGADDPNEAKEVCGLKQRPVQDSIKGWLKAFENCPLHKVCEKKEHTTQFEQVRLRCLLAHKSKPKPAGTTGEVPGVKDLLPKIDTAMNNMKAMFEPTKADLVELDKVLDQQIREAWNEVAALQTEVFLSTLASGRIERAVFYSMLELGTNRKLDDRYQQSNVQELLNYAWALPLNTLQRNVYALIEKLVQTSKDPLLQTLYTVDVANMVNPVLENQEKLIDDHVQQLRDNIATNSFDTLVSIARRFPQRVAYLIERLFKLPVGTKPKADTLPNVVKFIGQLPMAEQRLKAVDGLLQSLTVENGTLVSDVEYVYPLAKLAYDMQNLVVSPKKYQGADEVKEKFNTAVSGKSMQYYMQLLPNPTSSAVAA; from the coding sequence ATGTTTCACTTCgcaagtgttttgtttatcctGCTGCTAAGCGTATTCGCCCAATTAGGCCATGCAGTTGGTGCGGATGATCCTAACGAAGCAAAAGAGGTCTGTGGGCTGAAGCAGAGACCGGTACAGGACTCCATCAAAGGGTGGCTGAAAGCGTTCGAAAATTGTCCGCTCCACAAAGTGTGCGAAAAGAAAGAGCATACCACGCAGTTCGAACAGGTACGGTTGCGATGCTTATTAGCACATAAATCCAAACCGAAACCAGCCGGTACGACTGGTGAAGTGCCTGGTGTGAAGGATCTGTTGCCGAAGATTGACACGGCCATGAACAATATGAAGGCTATGTTCGAACCGACCAAGGCCGATCTGGTAGAGCTGGACAAGGTGCTCGATCAGCAGATACGTGAGGCTTGGAATGAAGTGGCCGCTTTGCAGACGGAAGTATTCCTCAGTACACTCGCATCGGGCCGCATCGAGCGGGCCGTTTTCTACAGCATGCTGGAACTAGGCACCAATCGAAAGCTGGACGATCGCTACCAGCAGTCAAACGTGCAAGAATTACTAAACTACGCTTGGGCATTACCATTGAACACTTTGCAACGGAATGTGTACGCGTTGATCGAAAAACTGGTGCAGACGTCTAAGGACCCACTGCTCCAAACGCTCTACACTGTCGATGTGGCCAATATGGTTAACCCCGTGCTGGAAAACCAAGAGAAGCTGATCGATGACCATGTACAGCAACTAAGGGACAACATAGCCACAAATTCCTTCGATACGCTTGTTTCCATCGCAAGACGTTTCCCCCAGCGGGTTGCCTACCTGATTGAACGGTTGTTTAAGTTGCCCGTTGGCACGAAACCCAAAGCGGACACACTACCCAACGTGGTTAAGTTTATCGGACAGCTTCCTATGGCCGAGCAACGGTTGAAAGCGGTTGATGGGCTGCTGCAGTCACTTACGGTCGAGAATGGTACGCTCGTGTCGGACGTGGAGTATGTGTATCCTCTCGCGAAACTAGCCTACGATATGCAAAACCTGGTAGTTAGCCCCAAAAAATACCAGGGCGCTGATGaggtgaaggaaaaattcAACACCGCTGTTAGTGGCAAGTCCATGCAGTACTACATGCAGCTACTTCCCAATCCCACGTCCTCGGCGGTAGCTGCCTAG
- the LOC125763075 gene encoding serpin B6-like, with amino-acid sequence MIWILLVVAIAAHVSCQGYEYQGTVIVTKDEFCNLNNIRKRNCENDFNNFLATRPDIQQCSGPNTKHLFYSNRCPSYANEEPAMQPARQPAMQPARQPARQPAMQPTMQLAAQPAPCNANGCNYFSQRHPETLPTVGQQSTVDEDLELPMSTVSYDAKVMDFSVKLFQKAFPNDDSSNYIISPLMVQSLLSYLHGGASNATRLEMESVLQLNMNDLKDIDRALKPHAEQGPVSKNKLDTASQIFKSTTIDLLPAFRDSLKRLKIPLEEMDFSNRQLAAERINNWAKEKTRQRILEVIDENSINPDIKLLLMNALYFNGTWKYKFNKTERGFFELGGQPTKRSAVSMMFLKKELRNGNTRTDNTPNGMSWIELPYDGDQMSMILFLPNERFQLDRELSHFTAEQLQTILTEIEQDYSSEVRVELPEFKADSTVSLVEPLKKMGLASMFGDHKPFDRLSNDQVKISDVQQKSFLTVNPHGTVAASVTTANVIPLSITYTLDFKADQPFALIIMDKQKKLPLFFAKISQPMKVGRSTQKPNKRSH; translated from the exons ATGATTTGGATACTGCTTGTTGTGG CCATCGCCGCCCATGTTTCATGCCAAGGCTACGAATACCAGGGCACGGTTATAGTAACGAAAGATGAATTCTGTAATTTGAATAACATTCGCAAAAGGAAttgtgaaaatgattttaacaATTTCCTTGCTACCCGGCCGGATATCCAACAATGTTCGGGCCCAAATACCAAACACCTGTTCTACTCAAACCGCTGTCCCTCGTACGCAAACGAAGAACCGGCCATGCAACCGGCCAGGCAACCGGCCATGCAACCGGCCAGGCAACCGGCCAGGCAACCGGCCATGCAACCGACCATGCAACTGGCCGCGCAACCGGCACCATGTAACGCTAACGGCTGTAACTACTTTAGCCAACGGCATCCCGAAACTTTGCCCACAGTAGGACAACAATCTACTGTCGATGAAGACCTAGAATTGCCAATGTCTACGGTTTCGTACGACGCAAAAGTGATGGATTTTTCGGTAAAACTCTTCCAGAAGGCTTTCCCAAATGATGATTCGAGCAACTACATTATTAGTCCGCTCATGGTACAATCGCTACTATCTTATCTGCATGGTGGTGCTTCCAATGCAACGCGTTTGGAAATGGAATCCGTTCTCCAGCTAAACATGAACGATCTGAAAGATATTGATCGGGCGCTGAAACCTCACGCCGAGCAAGGACCGGTATCCAAGAACAAGTTGGATACAGCTTCGCAGATATTCAAATCAACTACGATCGATTTACTGCCAGCATTCCGAGATTCGCTtaaaagattgaagatccCACTGGAAGAGATGGACTTCTCGAACCGGCAGCTTGCAGCGGAAAGAATTAACAATTGGGCGAAGGAGAAGACCCGCCAACGCATCCTCGAAGTGATCGATGAAA aTTCGATCAATCCCGACATCAAACTGCTGTTGATGAATGCGCTCTATTTCAATGGCACTTGGAAGTACAAGTTCAACAAAACGGAACGTGGTTTTTTCGAGCTAGGAGGACAACCGACAAAGCGGTCAGCCGTATCAATGATGTTCCTCAAGAAGGAGCTACGGAACGGAAATACTAGAACCGACAATACGCCCAACGGTATGAGCTGGATCGAGCTACCGTACGATGGCGATCAAATGTCGATGATTCTCTTTCTACCCAACGAACGTTTTCAACTTGATCGAGAGCTAAGCCATTTTACGGCCGAACAGTTGCAAACCattttgaccgaaatcgaACAAGACTACTCTAGCGAAGTGCGCGTTGAGCTGCCTGAGTTTAAGGCCGATAGTACGGTCTCATTGGTGGAACCACTCAAGAAG ATGGGCTTAGCGAGTATGTTTGGAGATCACAAACCATTCGATCGGCTGTCGAACGATCAGGTAAAAATATCGGACGTCCAACAGAAATCCTTTTTGACCGTCAACCCGCACGGTACGGTTGCGGCCAGCGTTACCACGGCGAACGTTATTCCGCTCAGCATTACTTACACGCTCGACTTCAAAGCCGACCAACCGTTTGCACTGATCATCATGGACAAGCAGAAGAAATTGCCATTGTTTTTCGCGAAAATTAGTCAACCTATGAAGGTAGGACGCTCGACTCAAAAGCCAAACAAGCGATCGCACTGA